In Theileria annulata chromosome 3, complete sequence, *** SEQUENCING IN PROGRESS ***, the sequence aaataaaattaaaaaacttACAGGAAAAAAATCTTTGGGATAAATACttaaacataaatatataaattaaattaatcagCAAATCTTCCTCATGTACCAGATACTACCCACTAATTAGATCCagtgaataaaaattttaaattgaGGTCACCTCAAAATcctatattttaaaattaaatgtcaaaaaataaatcaaaaaaGCCAACAGTTGGCAAAAACTCAGTAAATCCGTTCGAAAAATTTGattctaaaataaaaaacaagGTAATTCTTACAAAAgttcaataaatttataatgaTTTAGGAACTAAACTTTGataagaaaaataaaagcaaatttatcaaaaagGTCAAAGATTCAGACATAGTTTATGACTATTCTAGCAAAAAAAGCAGAAAATTGCAgctatataatttaaatgaacCGATAACCCTGACACATAAAAACAAACCTATTGAGGAAAATTACGATTCGGATCTAGATTTATCGTCTGAAGAGGAGATTGATCTGAAAGGAGACTACACAAACATTTCAGAAGCCTATAAAGAATTCAAAGATAAACGCGAAGCTAACAGAAAAGTTAAACAAGAACAGAAAAACCTTTTAGTAAAGCTAGATAAGCAATTCGAAGAGATTGATTTTTCAGAATTTTACAAACCATCGAAAAAGTAAGTAATGaaatactaatttataCGCCTTAGATCCCCGGAGTTTTACAAAACTGAAAAGCCCAAGAAGTTAGATGAGTACGAAACTAATCTTAGAGATCTGCAATTGAGTACAAACACATTAGCTCCAAAACCAGACTTAGTCAACGAGTTCAAGTCAGCCTCAAACATTTCTGAAAGGTCCGAAGTTGTAGAAAAGATAATTAAGTCGGACGGCGTCTTTCTAAATTTTGCAAAGGATTACATCGCCATCTATCTAAAATCACTGGTTGATTACCTAAAACTAGACGATACAACTAAGTTTAATTACTACTTTTTCAACTTCTCAAGAGCGTTTTTACATCTCTCCAATAAATCCTATCAAGAATATAAACTGTGTTTAGAGTATGAACTTGCGAAGATAACACCTGAAATAGCTGATACATACGAATACTTActgttatatttaattgtaaaaacaGTTGAACCAAATTCTGAGATTTATAAGTACTCACTAACAC encodes:
- a CDS encoding uncharacterized protein (note;~Tap-24g11.q1c.cand.93 - score = 47.65); amino-acid sequence: MSKNKSKKPTVGKNSVNPFEKFDSKIKNKELNFDKKNKSKFIKKVKDSDIVYDYSSKKSRKLQLYNLNEPITLTHKNKPIEENYDSDLDLSSEEEIDLKGDYTNISEAYKEFKDKREANRKVKQEQKNLLVKLDKQFEEIDFSEFYKPSKKSPEFYKTEKPKKLDEYETNLRDLQLSTNTLAPKPDLVNEFKSASNISERSEVVEKIIKSDGVFLNFAKDYIAIYLKSLVDYLKLDDTTKFNYYFFNFSRAFLHLSNKSYQEYKLCLEYELAKITPEIADTYEYLLLYLIVKTVEPNSEIYKYSLTLVEACLNHLFQLLFIGTIDRRYLPSKHLFIKTRLLLSITYNFILETGYYMPFFYHVAIRLCTIPCIDRDSILLILKTVKVTLNRLLDRGCYIHPIVCLIIQPRLVEVEYNFRIVKSPEDTDSSELSEFEEFKKYINEQSNIKYPLKSLDIYNSQKLKPEFPKLKTIKTVYNKYKLDKTKPESNRKLSRGDKQEYKILKRELLTETLKKAEFDIKKRAKQRLDTEKRYKEVVRDAMIEQDMLKKLSTSGIY